gattttaaCTTTACGTATATTTTGCCTACATGTGTCATCACAATATTTCCTTTctcccaaaaaagtgaccacacttttcccaaaattcaaaaagaaatttaatttcccaaaatttgccacacttgaaaaaaaaatttgactatgGAATAGATTGTGAAAGGggacaaggggggggggtaattttcaattttagaaagttTCCATTCggtttattatcattttttcaattttgtcttttacccaaaaaaaaaatattaataaataaatatattttcccaaaaaaaaattaaaaatgggacAAGATACTTGATTATGAGTCCAGAgtctgtttgctttttgttttttctctaaatttatAATATACAAGTACTAGAGGTATacatctcaaaaacaaaaatttttttttttgttggttagtataaaaatataattatacatagaaaatgttattataaaaaatggtattatgaaaaatggtattataaaaaatcaaattataataaatcGAATTATAAGAaatctaaacataaaaaatctaaatataaaaaatctaattacaaaaaatctaaaaaaaatatcaatggaATGTAAATATGAGGTATTATGAgtagagatttttgaaaaaaaatgagtatttaaaaaaatacacatctttttttttttttttttttctctttttttttttctttcttttttttttcattttttttttgttttatgcatttttttctcttttttttgttatttatacataaaattttttctaaaaagataagtaaaattattttaacaatatttttttaaaattaatacacTTAAAACAATTAAccatattgtaaaaataatactgCTAATAGTATGTCCTCCATACAAGGGAGTCTgaatatcatttaaaattatatctcttaatttgttttcaaatatttgggGGTTTTCTTTAATATTAAAAGAGGGGGTTTGTTCcttccaattttcattaaaaatttttgtaatatttttaaattttaagggaCTAAAGGGGTGAAAATCTATTTTGCTATTATCTAATTTAGTCCATTGCAAGGGAAGTAGTCTGTTTAGATGTAAGgtattttcagaagtttttatGCAAGGAAATCCTTGTGGGATCAGAATTTGGGTTTCCTCAtcagtttttaaaagtaattcaaaatcacaagggagttgaatttttattgcacCAGATTGATTATAATTTATCTCTAAAGGAATAGTATCTGATTTTGAAGAGTTGTGaaggaaaagaaatttttgaggattggaaatgatgtaaatattttcttgaatttttctaattattgtttttgaatgcATGTGCTCGCATTTAAAATTGCACACTGTATTTAATTCTTGAAGTTGTTTTCCAAGGATTAATGATTTTGCACATTCTGGTGATTCATAGGTGGAatcaaaatagtccaaaaaacATAACTGTCTTGAaagatcacatttttttaatgctgtTCCTGTAATTTCTCTGATAATTTGTTTTCCAGAATCAAAAGCAATTAGCATTTGCTCAGTGTTCAGAATACAGAGCTCTTCTTTATTTCTGAAGTAGATTGGAgtatatttgaataatttccagtctgaattaatttttttcaaaggcactCGAATTTCTAATAAAATCTGCTGTTCTGAAATTTGACAATGTGTGATACTTCTGGTATAgtattccaaaatttctgaaGTAGGTATGGCTATggtgtaattaaatttttcaatattggttttcaaaacttcaatgtAATATTTCAAGCTTTCTGGAGAGATAATTGAAGATGGAAGCTTGTGCTCTTTACAATGTTCAATAATGGATGAGAAAAACGAATTATAGAATGTTTTCTCTAGAATTGATATTAGTACTGGATATGTGGATCTATCTGCTGCAAAAAGGtctgcaaatttttccaaagtggtAGAGAGTGTGTCTATTGTTTGAGTTATCATTTCAATATTTGCATGAATTAGTTTAGAGAATGATTTAAGTTCTgtggaaatattgaaaatatctgCATGTGTTTCAATTAAggcttcttttaaatttttataattggcTGTTAATTCTTGCTGGTTGACAAATAATGGGTAGAGATCATCTTTAGTGACTACATCACAACAAAATTCTAGGAAATTACCATAAAGTTTTCCTAGTAGAAATgatctttttcttcttgaatgttcatttaatatttttgcatcaaaacgaGTTTGTTGAAGTTGATTATCAATGAAGGAGTCCAATCTTGTCAGTGCTTTGTAGAAATCATGAGTATAGGTGcattcatctttcatttcacaATTGGTATTGGGAGGATATTCATAGGAAGAATTAGTAGGATTACTATTCAGAAAAGTATAATTTAAGATAAATTTATAGGGAATGGATTTTTCATAGACaactatattttcaatttcagatatAAAGGATCCAGGAATAATTTCAGTGAATAGGTTTTCagtagaagaaattttgaaaagagagtagaataccaaaaatgtcaacattctggaaattgaaagaaaagacagaaaaaaaaatgttaagtaaagaatattaaaaagtttttaagcagcaaaaaaaattcaaaaacaaaagtttggaaagaaaataaaaataattggaaagaacaaaaatgtgggggggggggggtatttacAAAAAGGTCAGCATCCTGAGGggggagattttcaaaatatcattaagtcatatgtgggggggggggttaaaaatacttacatacaaaaaattgaaaaaaaattaatatttcaaagacttgaaaaaaaaaatttggagatatcaaaaaaaaattaatcagctcTCAAATCGTTTATGTTGATCTCTGTTCTAGAAATTATTATGTCATACATATTTAAAGCGTATGGCAATTCATCGTAATAAACGTATACATTGTAGTCTAGAATTGACAGcatctttttaattaatttgatgACGGTTTCGATCGGATCATTCACTGAAATCCGAATTGGGCCAATAGGCGCTATGGTTACTTTCGACTCATCCCAGCGGAATCTACTTCCGCAATATACAATTGGAAATGTGTTTCTGTCATGTATAAAAATGTCAACGAATGCTgtcacacttttttttgcaatatttgagatttcaaaaatttgtaccatctgaaaaaaaattgaattaattaatttgttctACCATGTATAAGTAATTTTACCAAGATGTTGTGTTTCCATGCTATGCCAGAGAAAGATAACAAAGTATTTGCCTACACCTTGTATGTATTATGGTGCGTGAGGTTTTTCCAAAACAATGTAACTGGATAACTGGAGAAGGTAGAAAAGATATGGAATTTTGCTAAAAGATAAGATTTGTTTCCATATCTGGAGGTTTGTCAATGTACAGTACGTACTTCTTATGCTTGCTTGTTTGAGGTGTTCAAAGGTGTATTgtgaaccagaaaaaaaatcttgatttttatcagttttgtgtgtaaaatttttgtgaaaagttgatatattttttttattttattttcttattttattcctttttaattaatttgagtTACAATGGATTCTCAGAACAATGACTTTCTTGCTggtaagtgaatttttgattctatttttatcattaaattggtgtattttttttcaaaaaattgtaggggggaataaattttgattataattttaaGGGTTTTCGtgttaaataaataattatggaatttctcaatttttaggtttgaatgaaatagattttgaaagtgaGGAATTTCAGCCTGTAGACTTCATCCAGGAGATGACAAATGCTGAACAACCAAATGAGGtatgttttttgttgatttaaaaaaaaaatttttaaagaataattcacattttttttttttgatttttgagttttgatacctttacttttttttttttggttttgtttgtaGACAAGTTTAAATGCTATGATCCTCGAATtggaaatgccaaaaaattccacCGTGGAGCCCCAGATGGAGCCGCAGATGGAGCCCCAGGCGGGACCATCTAGCATAAATTTAGTACCAGAGCCTCAGATTGCTGAACCACAGGCAACTGGACATCATTTTGTTGAGGTACAAATAAttaatagaattttcaaaaagtaattcaaattttcgaattagaATACttcctattattatttttaaactttttttttgttgaaaatttcaagttcaaaattca
The sequence above is a segment of the Planococcus citri chromosome 3, ihPlaCitr1.1, whole genome shotgun sequence genome. Coding sequences within it:
- the LOC135840476 gene encoding uncharacterized protein LOC135840476 isoform X1; the encoded protein is MLTFLVFYSLFKISSTENLFTEIIPGSFISEIENIVVYEKSIPYKFILNYTFLNSNPTNSSYEYPPNTNCEMKDECTYTHDFYKALTRLDSFIDNQLQQTRFDAKILNEHSRRKRSFLLGKLYGNFLEFCCDVVTKDDLYPLFVNQQELTANYKNLKEALIETHADIFNISTELKSFSKLIHANIEMITQTIDTLSTTLEKFADLFAADRSTYPVLISILEKTFYNSFFSSIIEHCKEHKLPSSIISPESLKYYIEVLKTNIEKFNYTIAIPTSEILEYYTRSITHCQISEQQILLEIRVPLKKINSDWKLFKYTPIYFRNKEELCILNTEQMLIAFDSGKQIIREITGTALKKCDLSRQLCFLDYFDSTYESPECAKSLILGKQLQELNTVCNFKCEHMHSKTIIRKIQENIYIISNPQKFLFLHNSSKSDTIPLEINYNQSGAIKIQLPCDFELLLKTDEETQILIPQGFPCIKTSENTLHLNRLLPLQWTKLDNSKIDFHPFSPLKFKNITKIFNENWKEQTPSFNIKENPQIFENKLRDIILNDIQTPLYGGHTISSIIFTIWLIVLSVLILKKYC